In one window of Electrophorus electricus isolate fEleEle1 chromosome 15, fEleEle1.pri, whole genome shotgun sequence DNA:
- the LOC113574739 gene encoding olfactory receptor 142-like — translation MGNSTQFTTIILVGYIDVGCVTYLYFTILLLIYIAIILANSLLIGVICVERSLQEPMYIFLCNMSVNELYGSAAFFPSILTNMLSKSHQVTIIHCYVQIFSLYTYASVEFGNLAIMSYDRYTAICYPLLYSSIMTRNRVFILIALVWLISFVKFSGNLILNLRSELCGNVIEKVWCDNYMLVKLACSDTTVNNIYGITGSVLTIVLPLMLIGYSYLKILRACLKCPASDTQKMMATCIPHLVSLLNFSLGCSFEIFSSRFEKLYMPSVLRVIISVYFVICPPLLNPIMYGIRLSKIKVACKKKIFSLK, via the coding sequence ATGGGTAACTCTACACAGTTTACTACTATTATACTAGTTGGATACATTGATGTCGGATGTGTTACCTACCTTTATTTCACAATTCTGCTACTAATATACATAGCAATTATATTAGCAAATTCATTACTGATTGGAGTGATTTGTGTAGAAAGATCACTGCAAGAGCCCATGTATATTTTCCTTTGTAATATGTCTGTCAATGAATTATATGGAAGTGCTGCATTTTTCCCTTCTATTTTGACCAATATGTTATCAAAGTCTCATCAAGTTACAATAATTCATTGTTATGTACAAATATTTTCTCTGTACACATATGCATCTGTGGAATTTGGCAATTTAGCAATTATGTCTTATGATAGGTATACAGCTATATGTTATCCTTTACTATATAGCAGCATAATGACTCGTAATAGGGTATTTATATTGATTGCACTAGTATGGCTGATATCTTTTGTCAAGTTCTCTGGTAATCTCATATTGAATTTGCGGTCTGAGTTGTGTGGAAATGTCATAGAGAAAGTATGGTGTGACAACTACATGCTTGTAAAGCTTGCATGCTCAGACACCACAGTGAATAACATTTATGGTATCACTGGTTCTGTCTTAACTATAGTTCTTCCCCTAATGCTGATAGggtattcatatttaaaaattctGAGAGCCTGCTTAAAGTGCCCTGCAAGTGATACTCAAAAGATGATGGCTACCTGTATACCACACCTTGTTTCACTACTGAATTTCTCTCTTGGTTGTTCATTCGAGATCTTCTCAAGTAGGTTTGAAAAGTTATACATGCCTTCTGTGTTGCGTGTGATAATTTCAGTGTACTTTGTGATTTGTCCACCACTACTGAACCCTATTATGTATGGTATAAGGCTGTCTAAGATAAAGGTGGcatgtaagaaaaaaatattttctttgaaGTAG